From Planctomycetaceae bacterium:
TGCGATGATTGGACCGTTTTCTTTTTCACACAATTTTCGTTCCGCGCGAACAAGTTTCGTCCTTTTGAAATTGGCGAAACTCGTCAGCATTTTGAATATCCTCACGGCATTGCCTTTGTAGCTGGCGGCGTTGCGAATGGCAGCTTCCGCATAGCTTCCGCCTCGCGGCTGATATATGTCGGCAAAATCCAGAGGAAGCGTGCTGTGGATTATATCGTATTTGTTTGCCTTGAAATGTTCGACAAGAGCGTCGCGAAAAACATCAAAGCTGATTCGTTTTTCGGATTCCGGAAACAAAACCTGCACACGTCGCGAATGAGCGGTGCCCGTAGCAGCGAGGACTTTCACATCCGTGCCGTTCATTGCCAACGAGGCGGCAAGTTCGAAGATGCTTCGTTCAGCTCCGCCAAGGGATATATTTGCGCGTTCTGTTATTATCGCTACTTTCATTTCGTCTCGTAAGGCACAGGTCTGTTATGTTTTTTATCGTGTTTAGCCATCTGTAAGGCTTTGGCTTTTATTTTTTTTATCATTATTTTATCAGAATAACCGAGTTTTTCTTTTTGCATGTATAACAAAAAGAATCTTAACCGGTCTGCCTTGCTTATCGTATTGCCCGGCGAAGAATAGTAAAGCTGTGCGAGGTCTTTTATAAGGTATTTTCGTGAAAAAAACAAAGGTTTAAATACTCTGGCCAAATCGATGAGCGTAAACAGACAATGCGAATTGCAGAAAATATGGCAAAGATACAAATCACGATGACGAAAACCGGTGTCGTGGAATTTTCGCACAAAGGCCGCGAGTTTTTTTATAAAGTCTTTATCGTCCGGCAGTTTTTTCTCAAGGCTGACCGAATCAGGGATTTGTTCAGTGATGATAAAACTGCGTTTTTCAAAAATACCATCCCACTCCTGACCGAATGCGATTGTTCGAGGCGCATTTATACCGAATTCACGCAGCTTTTCGGCAGGTTCCATATCGCAGACGCTTGTGGAGATTCTCTTTTTGTGATTCAGCCAGTTTTTAATTTGTACGAGTTTGGGAGTATCCTGATAACGTTTTAAATATAGCGTGTTTTTTGGATTATCTGTTTCGAACATTATCCGCTCGCGAAATTTTGCGAGATTTTCTTTTGCGAGATTCTTACCTTTATCAAAAGAGAAAACTTTGTCTATACTTGCCAGGTCAATCCTGCCAAAACAGCGGGCAAAATTGTCATGAACAAAAAAACCGGGATTTAATTCCTTGAAGTTATTCATTCTTTAATTTTCCCAATATCTTTTCAGCCTCCGAGCAAATCATCTCGGCCGAAATGGATTCCATACAATAATGCTTGTCCTGTTTGCATACAGGCTTGTCGCACGGCACGCATGGAGCCTGCCCGACGATTTTAATTTCGTCTTTGTAATCGTTGGAAGTCCATGCCGGATTATTTGGCCCAAACATCGTGATAAGTTTCCTGTTCATCGCAATTGAGATATGGCGGGGGCCTGTATCATTGGTTATTACAAGACTGGCAAAAGAGAACAACGCTTTAAGCTGACCCAGAGAAACGGGATTTTTACCGAGATTAGTAATTGAGCATTTCGCAAGCGAGCAGATTTTTTCAGCAATGTCTGTTTCCTTTTTTACAGGACTTACTGAAACAAAAACCTGTGCGGAGAATTTCTCGGCTAAAAAGTCCGCTGTTTTAGCGAATCTTTCCTCCGGCCACATCTTGCTTGGCCCGAAAGCTCCGCCCGGCACGAGAATCACTATTGGCTTTTTGCTGTTTGGAGTAATGCCGAACTTTTCAGGAATTATTTTTTTGTCGTTTTCATTAACGGATAATTCTGTTTGTTTGTTTGAGATATCAGCGCCCAGTGCCGCGGGGATTTTCAGGTAATAATCGATTACCGAAACCGGTTTATATTTGAAAAATGAAATTTTTTCAGGCTGAAGTTTTCGCGTCAAAAGGAGTCCTCTGCCGTCTCTTGCGTAGCCGATTCTGTTTTTAATTCCCGCTAAAAAAACCGCCAGTGCCGATGCGAAAGAGTTTTTGAACAGAATCGCGTCGGTGAATTTGTATTTTTTCAGTTCTTTTGCGATTTTGAACGGGCTGTTTTCTTTCAAGATTACCCAATCGTCGCAAAATCGGCAGCCAGTTAGTATTTCAGCGTTGGTTTTGCCCGCCAGAAAGAAAATTTTGTCGTTGGCATAGATTTTCCGCAGACAGCGAAGTGCCGGCGTCGCCATTATAGCGTCGCCCATCGGAGCAGGAAGCCAAACTAATATATTTCGAACGCTCATAAATGCTTGTTACCATCTTTTTGCATAATAAAAAGCGTAAGAGACATAAGCTGAAGCACAATCGCGAAACCAATCGCCGTGAAGACGGCACCATCTTTTCCGGTCGGCGAAAGTTTGTACCAAATCGCGACGACAAGACAGAATATTACAGCTGCCTGCAAGATGCCTGCCAGCAGTTTGAACGCCGAAAATTCCGAATATTGTTCCACGCGGTTCTTGCTCTTGAGCAGAAGTTTAATTTCCTCGAGCAGGTATTCTGTTTTAGAGCCTGTCTCAAACATCATCGGCTTATCTTTTTTCTCTTCAGCGGGCTGAACTTTTTCCTCCACCGGCTTCTCCTGTTGAACGGCTTCTTGTTGAATAGTTTCCGGCTGAACAGCTTTCTGCTGAATTGGTTCGCTTGCAGTCGGTTCAGTTTCCTGTTGCGGCTCCGGCTTAATTACCGGCAGTTTTTGTTCTATGACAGGTTCTTCTATTATTAAAGGTTTTTCTTCCGGCAAAACCGTTTCCTGTACGACAGTTTTCTTTTCTTCGATTTTTGGTTGCTCTTCTGCGGGTTTTTCGTTCACAACCATTTTCACCGCAGTTGCGACAGGCCTTGAAGATGTTTCTCGTTTAATGATATTTACCGCTTCACGCAGATTTATAGCCTCGAAATCTGGCAGCGGGTCGTTGGCTTGTTTGGCAACCGATTTGATGTAGGATTTCACGAGGATTGTTTTGCAGCCGGCGGCTTTGCCTGCGCCGATGTCCCTGAAGTCGTTGCCGATCATCCAGGAATTTTTCAAATCGATTTTCATTTCCTTTGAGGCGGCAAGCAGCATACC
This genomic window contains:
- the waaF gene encoding lipopolysaccharide heptosyltransferase II, translating into MSVRNILVWLPAPMGDAIMATPALRCLRKIYANDKIFFLAGKTNAEILTGCRFCDDWVILKENSPFKIAKELKKYKFTDAILFKNSFASALAVFLAGIKNRIGYARDGRGLLLTRKLQPEKISFFKYKPVSVIDYYLKIPAALGADISNKQTELSVNENDKKIIPEKFGITPNSKKPIVILVPGGAFGPSKMWPEERFAKTADFLAEKFSAQVFVSVSPVKKETDIAEKICSLAKCSITNLGKNPVSLGQLKALFSFASLVITNDTGPRHISIAMNRKLITMFGPNNPAWTSNDYKDEIKIVGQAPCVPCDKPVCKQDKHYCMESISAEMICSEAEKILGKLKNE
- the gmhB gene encoding D-glycero-beta-D-manno-heptose 1,7-bisphosphate 7-phosphatase, which translates into the protein MAEKAIFLDRDDTIIEDSGYISSPEQVKLIPAAAASLVELRKMGYKLVVITNQSGIARGIFNENTLTQVHEKLKILLAEQNSYLDRIYYCPYHPEGVIEKYRKDSDWRKPKPGMLLAASKEMKIDLKNSWMIGNDFRDIGAGKAAGCKTILVKSYIKSVAKQANDPLPDFEAINLREAVNIIKRETSSRPVATAVKMVVNEKPAEEQPKIEEKKTVVQETVLPEEKPLIIEEPVIEQKLPVIKPEPQQETEPTASEPIQQKAVQPETIQQEAVQQEKPVEEKVQPAEEKKDKPMMFETGSKTEYLLEEIKLLLKSKNRVEQYSEFSAFKLLAGILQAAVIFCLVVAIWYKLSPTGKDGAVFTAIGFAIVLQLMSLTLFIMQKDGNKHL